From the genome of Rarobacter incanus, one region includes:
- a CDS encoding ABC transporter ATP-binding protein — translation MSTTPTPGSGAQEGPMRVQSQPPSGPAVAVEVKNVTRIFAAKSGEVTALSDVSLDVAAGEFVSLIGPSGCGKSTLLRLIADLDQPTSGTIDVFGKPAKAAREAQDYGIAFQQAGLLPWRSVQANIELPLELHGQGKGARAARAKELLALVGLSDFAGHMPGQLSGGMQQRVAIARSLAESPSLLLMDEPFGALDEMTRERLQTELLRIRAETNAAVVFVTHSIPEAVYLSDRVVVMSPRPGRVERIIDVALGSAKDRAEDLREETQFFERVAAVRDALHIAHGDAPASGGAKGVDIR, via the coding sequence ATGAGTACAACACCGACACCCGGATCGGGTGCGCAAGAAGGACCCATGCGCGTCCAAAGCCAGCCGCCGTCGGGCCCCGCCGTTGCCGTGGAGGTAAAGAACGTCACCCGCATCTTCGCCGCAAAATCCGGCGAAGTCACGGCGCTCAGCGACGTATCGCTTGACGTTGCTGCGGGCGAATTCGTGTCGCTCATTGGTCCCTCGGGTTGCGGCAAGTCAACGCTGTTGCGGTTGATAGCCGACCTCGATCAGCCCACGAGCGGGACCATCGACGTCTTCGGCAAACCCGCCAAGGCGGCCCGCGAAGCGCAGGACTACGGGATCGCGTTCCAGCAGGCCGGTCTTCTCCCGTGGAGATCGGTGCAGGCAAATATAGAGTTGCCGCTGGAACTCCACGGGCAGGGTAAGGGCGCTCGCGCAGCGCGGGCAAAAGAGCTGCTGGCCCTGGTGGGCCTGTCCGACTTCGCCGGACACATGCCCGGACAACTTTCCGGTGGTATGCAACAACGCGTTGCGATAGCTCGATCACTGGCAGAAAGCCCCAGCCTGCTGCTCATGGACGAACCGTTCGGCGCGCTCGACGAGATGACGCGCGAACGACTACAAACGGAGCTCCTGCGCATCCGTGCGGAAACAAACGCAGCGGTCGTATTCGTCACCCACTCGATCCCCGAGGCCGTCTACCTTTCGGACCGCGTTGTCGTCATGTCACCGCGTCCCGGCAGGGTCGAGCGGATCATCGACGTCGCACTGGGCAGCGCCAAAGATCGCGCCGAAGATTTGCGTGAGGAAACGCAGTTCTTTGAACGAGTCGCCGCGGTCCGCGATGCGCTGCACATTGCCCACGGCGATGCGCCGGCGTCGGGCGGTGCCAAAGGGGTGGACATCCGATGA
- a CDS encoding ABC transporter permease: MSAGAVWDRLRAVIAPLAFGAIFLGAWQWVVTFYDLKPYVVPSPQAIAEQFAGNLDTIASAAGATAKNSLFGLALGVLAALVWAGASSAIRLIREASAPIVMAASVVPIVALAPVLYSMFGQSVQTARIMIAALAAFVPVYINTLRGLQTVAPIHRDLMRVYAASPWQTTKTVTLPGALPFFFTGLGIASSVSVISALVAEYFGGPVDGLGRSITSAVSSSRYALAWAYVIGAVIIGVVFFVATSLVERVTLRRRQAR, from the coding sequence ATGAGCGCCGGCGCAGTGTGGGACAGGCTCCGGGCGGTGATCGCTCCGCTGGCGTTCGGCGCGATCTTCCTGGGCGCGTGGCAATGGGTTGTCACGTTCTATGACCTAAAGCCGTACGTCGTGCCGAGCCCGCAAGCCATCGCCGAACAGTTTGCGGGCAACCTTGACACCATAGCGTCCGCCGCCGGAGCGACCGCGAAGAACTCCCTGTTCGGGCTCGCGCTCGGTGTGTTGGCAGCTCTTGTGTGGGCGGGGGCCTCGTCCGCGATTCGACTCATACGCGAGGCAAGCGCTCCGATCGTGATGGCCGCCTCCGTGGTACCTATCGTCGCGCTGGCGCCGGTGCTCTACTCGATGTTCGGGCAAAGCGTGCAAACCGCGCGCATCATGATCGCGGCGCTCGCGGCCTTTGTGCCCGTCTACATCAACACGCTGCGGGGCCTGCAAACAGTGGCTCCAATCCACCGCGACCTCATGCGGGTATATGCGGCATCCCCTTGGCAGACCACCAAAACGGTGACGCTGCCAGGCGCGTTGCCCTTCTTCTTCACTGGCCTGGGGATTGCTTCCTCGGTGTCGGTGATCTCGGCGCTCGTTGCCGAGTATTTCGGTGGCCCGGTTGACGGTTTGGGCCGGTCCATCACCTCCGCGGTTTCCTCGTCGCGCTACGCCCTCGCCTGGGCGTACGTGATAGGCGCCGTCATCATCGGCGTAGTTTTCTTTGTCGCCACTTCACTCGTGGAACGGGTCACTTTGCGTCGCCGCCAGGCGCGCTGA
- a CDS encoding ABC transporter substrate-binding protein: MKTLNRRALGAVALGSAVALALAGCSGSSSSSSTTSPEASTSTDAASGELKDVTLQLQWVAQAQFAGYYAAVAEGFYKDEGLNVTIQEAGTDTVPIDVLAAGDADFAISWVPKVLGSIEQGTKVTDIAQIFERSGTTQISFKNKQIKTAADLKGKKVGSWGYGNEWELFAGMQKAGIDTTKDIDLVQQAFDMNAFLSGDIDAAQAMTYNEYAQVLETKNPDTGKLYTADDLNVINWNDEGTAMLQDAIWADSDKLASDADYADTAVKFIKASIKGWAYVRDHPQEGADIVTEAGSTLGTSHQLWMANEVNKLIWPSTSGVGMINKDAWDQTVSIAKGTKNETGSTIITQDPPETAYSNEYVTKALEELKAEGVDVMGSDFQPQVVTLNEGGN; the protein is encoded by the coding sequence ATGAAAACACTGAACCGCCGCGCGCTCGGCGCAGTCGCATTGGGTTCGGCCGTGGCTCTTGCCCTGGCCGGATGCTCGGGATCATCGAGCTCATCGTCAACCACGTCGCCCGAAGCAAGCACATCCACCGACGCCGCATCGGGCGAACTCAAGGATGTCACTTTGCAATTGCAGTGGGTCGCCCAGGCTCAATTCGCCGGATACTACGCGGCAGTAGCCGAGGGTTTCTACAAGGACGAGGGCCTGAACGTCACGATCCAGGAAGCCGGCACCGACACGGTGCCGATCGACGTTCTGGCTGCCGGCGATGCCGACTTTGCCATCTCCTGGGTGCCCAAGGTGCTGGGCTCGATCGAGCAAGGCACCAAGGTGACCGATATCGCGCAGATTTTCGAGCGCTCCGGGACGACCCAAATCTCATTCAAGAACAAGCAGATTAAGACTGCCGCGGATCTCAAGGGCAAGAAGGTTGGCTCGTGGGGGTACGGCAACGAATGGGAATTGTTCGCCGGGATGCAAAAGGCCGGGATCGACACCACCAAGGACATCGATTTGGTCCAGCAGGCATTCGATATGAACGCCTTCCTGTCGGGTGACATCGATGCGGCCCAGGCGATGACATACAACGAGTACGCCCAGGTCCTGGAGACCAAGAACCCGGATACCGGCAAGCTCTACACGGCCGACGACCTCAACGTCATCAACTGGAACGATGAGGGCACGGCGATGCTTCAGGACGCCATCTGGGCGGATTCCGACAAGCTTGCCTCGGATGCCGACTACGCGGACACCGCGGTGAAGTTCATCAAGGCCTCGATCAAGGGCTGGGCGTACGTGCGCGACCACCCGCAAGAGGGCGCGGACATCGTCACCGAGGCGGGATCTACCCTCGGCACCAGCCACCAACTGTGGATGGCTAACGAGGTGAACAAGCTGATCTGGCCGTCCACTTCCGGGGTGGGCATGATCAACAAGGACGCGTGGGACCAGACCGTTTCGATCGCCAAGGGAACCAAGAATGAGACGGGCTCGACCATCATCACGCAGGACCCGCCGGAAACCGCGTACTCCAACGAATACGTCACCAAGGCTCTGGAAGAGCTCAAGGCCGAAGGCGTCGACGTCATGGGGTCCGACTTCCAGCCCCAGGTCGTCACCCTGAACGAGGGCGGCAACTGA
- a CDS encoding aspartate aminotransferase family protein, with protein MSTSTTNSLSLSDEAVIAADHARVFHSWSAQAHLPNFTVDSGQGCHLWDQSGRRWLDFTSQLVNVNIGYQHPAVVAAIKAQADILTTIAPATANGQRATAAELILRHLPDSFEKVFFTNAGADANENAIRLARLYTGRDKIISHYRSYHGNTGAAINATGDWRRMPNEYSRGHVHVFGPYLYRTEFWATTPEQECERALHSLERTIQSEGPDTVAGILFESIPGTAGILTPPPGYLAGVRRLADKYGIVLILDEVMAGFGRTGNWFAFQAHDVVPDLVTFAKGVNSGYVPAGGVALSGPIAHAFDDRVFPGGLTYSGHPLAMAAIVATITAMEDERIVENAARIGSEVIAPALTDLAASNPLVGEVRGSGVFWAIELVRDRVTREPVTPATMAAIKAACFDRGLLVFLADNRIHIVPPCVVTDDEATQGLAIIADVLSQLSKES; from the coding sequence ATGTCCACATCCACCACTAATTCGCTAAGCCTGAGCGATGAGGCTGTCATTGCGGCCGATCACGCGCGCGTATTTCATTCGTGGTCCGCGCAAGCGCACCTTCCGAACTTCACGGTGGACAGCGGGCAGGGCTGCCACCTGTGGGACCAATCTGGCCGCAGGTGGCTAGATTTCACCAGTCAACTGGTCAACGTCAACATTGGCTACCAGCACCCGGCGGTCGTCGCGGCCATCAAGGCGCAGGCCGATATCCTCACCACGATCGCGCCCGCCACCGCCAATGGGCAGCGCGCCACGGCCGCGGAGTTGATACTGCGCCACCTGCCCGATTCTTTCGAAAAGGTGTTCTTCACCAACGCCGGGGCGGACGCGAACGAGAACGCGATCCGGCTGGCGCGCCTGTACACGGGCCGTGACAAGATCATCTCGCACTACCGGTCGTACCACGGCAATACGGGCGCTGCGATCAACGCGACCGGTGATTGGCGCCGCATGCCGAACGAGTATTCGCGCGGGCACGTGCACGTTTTCGGCCCCTATCTTTACCGGACGGAGTTTTGGGCGACTACGCCCGAGCAGGAATGCGAACGAGCTCTGCACAGCCTGGAGCGGACCATCCAGAGCGAGGGGCCGGACACCGTCGCCGGCATCTTATTCGAATCGATTCCTGGCACCGCCGGTATCCTCACACCGCCGCCCGGATACCTTGCGGGCGTGCGCAGGCTCGCGGACAAGTACGGGATCGTGCTGATACTCGATGAGGTAATGGCGGGCTTTGGGCGAACCGGCAACTGGTTCGCTTTCCAGGCGCACGACGTCGTTCCCGACCTGGTGACCTTCGCCAAGGGCGTCAATTCCGGTTACGTTCCCGCAGGTGGGGTCGCGCTGAGCGGGCCCATTGCGCACGCATTCGACGACAGGGTGTTTCCGGGCGGGCTCACGTACTCGGGGCATCCGCTGGCGATGGCCGCGATCGTGGCGACCATAACCGCGATGGAGGACGAGCGCATCGTCGAGAACGCGGCGCGTATCGGTTCCGAGGTGATCGCGCCTGCTCTGACCGATCTGGCGGCCTCCAACCCGCTGGTCGGTGAAGTCCGCGGCAGCGGAGTCTTTTGGGCCATCGAATTGGTCCGCGATCGAGTCACGCGGGAGCCGGTGACGCCGGCCACTATGGCGGCGATCAAGGCGGCGTGCTTCGATAGGGGTCTGCTGGTGTTCCTGGCCGACAATCGAATTCACATAGTTCCACCGTGCGTGGTGACCGATGACGAGGCGACGCAGGGCCTCGCGATCATCGCCGACGTGCTTTCCCAACTTTCCAAGGAGTCCTAA
- a CDS encoding SDR family oxidoreductase, which produces MSSPRRVLVTGASSGIGAATVRRLCAEGFSVIAAARRADRLEELAAQTGAQAYPLDITDESAVAELARHLEETGGLAAVVNNAGGAFGLDPVAEADVAQWRKMYELNVIGTLQVTKALLPLLRASGAGDVLTVTSTAAHAPYPGGAGYTGVKHAERMLVQTLRWELVGEPIRVIEISPGNVATEEFSLVRFDGDAKRAAAVYEGYQPLVADDIADVIAFALTRPDHVNLDLLIVRPRAQANNTTIARTGV; this is translated from the coding sequence ATGTCATCCCCTCGTCGCGTTCTGGTCACGGGTGCATCGTCCGGGATCGGGGCGGCCACCGTGCGCAGGCTGTGCGCGGAAGGTTTCAGCGTAATCGCCGCGGCTCGCCGTGCTGATCGCCTGGAGGAACTGGCCGCACAGACAGGTGCGCAGGCGTACCCGCTCGATATTACGGACGAGTCCGCCGTCGCCGAATTGGCTCGCCACCTGGAGGAAACGGGCGGCTTGGCCGCCGTCGTAAACAACGCCGGGGGAGCGTTCGGCCTGGATCCCGTCGCCGAGGCGGATGTGGCGCAGTGGCGAAAGATGTACGAACTCAACGTCATCGGTACGTTGCAGGTAACGAAGGCGCTGTTGCCGCTGCTGCGCGCGAGCGGCGCCGGCGATGTGCTGACGGTCACTTCGACCGCGGCCCACGCGCCGTATCCCGGCGGCGCCGGCTACACGGGCGTCAAGCACGCGGAACGGATGCTGGTGCAGACCCTGCGCTGGGAACTCGTGGGCGAGCCGATTAGGGTGATTGAGATTTCGCCGGGAAACGTGGCGACCGAGGAGTTCTCGTTGGTCCGCTTCGACGGGGATGCGAAGCGCGCCGCCGCGGTCTACGAGGGGTACCAGCCCCTGGTGGCCGACGATATCGCGGACGTCATCGCGTTTGCGCTGACGCGTCCCGATCACGTGAACCTGGACCTGTTGATTGTTCGCCCGCGGGCGCAGGCGAACAATACAACCATCGCCCGCACGGGGGTGTGA
- the rpoB gene encoding DNA-directed RNA polymerase subunit beta produces the protein MAASRTPSAPSKEAIANRTASGRISFAQIYEPLEVPNLLALQTESFDWLLGNERWQARVAAAKAAGRRDVPETSGLEEIFEEISPIEDFAQTMSLQFSNHRFEPPKHTAEECRAKDFTYAAPLFVTAEFYNHTTEEIKSQTVFMGDFPLMTERGTFIINGTERVVVSQLVRSPGVYFERTPDKTSDKDIFVAKVIPSRGAWLEFEIDKRDSVGVRVDRKRKQSVTVLLKALGLSASEIRERFADYPAVLEMLEKDTVSTQDEALVDLYRKIRPGEPPTAEAGRNLLESFYFSSKRYDLAKVGRYKINKKLGVDKPLSESVLSIDDILAAIEYLCALHAGKATLTGERGGEAVDVRVETDDIDHFGNRRIRAVGELIQNQIRTGLSRMERVVRERMTTQDVEAIAPQTLINIRPVVASIKEFFGTSQLSQFMDQNNPLAGLTHKRRLNALGPGGLSRDRAGMEVRDVHPSHYGRMCPIETPEGPNIGLIGSLASFGRINPFGFIETPYRKVVEGHVTDEVVYLTADDEDRYNIAQANTPLNADGSFAQPRVLVRLKGGETEDVPVHQVDYMDVSPRQMVSVATALIPFLEHDDANRALMGANMQRQAVPLVRSEAPLVGTGMEWRSAVDAGDVILAAKPGVVSEVSADLITVANDDATTSTYRVRKFVRSNQGTSYNQRVLVDAGQRVEIGSVLADGPATDGGELSLGRNLLVAFMSWEGHNYEDAIILSQRLVKDDVLSSIHIEEHEVDARDTKLGPEEITRDIPNVSDEVLADLDERGIIRIGAEVTSGDVLVGKVTPKGETELTPEQRLLRAIFGEKAREVRDTSLKVPHGETGTVIEVRTFNREDGDELPAGVNELVRVYIAQRRKITAGDKLAGRHGNKGVISTILPEEDMPFLADGTPVDIVLNPMGVPGRMNVGQVLEVHLGWIASQGWDITGLKEATNEWLAKVPEHARKADPGSRVATPVFDGVEEDVLAGLLANTRPNRDGNRMVGPDGKARLFDGRSGEPFPDPVSVGYMYILKLHHLVDDKIHARSTGPYSMITQQPLGGKAQFGGQRFGEMEVWALEAYGAAYTLQELLTIKSDDVPGRVKVYEAIVKGENIPDSGIPESFKVLLKEMQSLCLNVEVLSSEGNVIEMKESDDDDGYRAAEELGIDLARRPNAANSIDEI, from the coding sequence TTGGCTGCCTCGCGCACCCCTTCTGCTCCGTCCAAAGAAGCTATCGCGAACCGTACGGCCTCCGGCCGTATCTCGTTCGCGCAGATATATGAACCGTTGGAGGTTCCGAATCTTCTAGCTCTCCAAACCGAGAGCTTCGATTGGCTGTTAGGGAACGAAAGGTGGCAGGCCCGCGTGGCTGCCGCCAAGGCGGCTGGCCGCCGCGATGTTCCCGAAACCTCTGGTCTGGAAGAGATCTTCGAAGAGATCTCTCCGATCGAGGACTTCGCGCAGACCATGTCGTTGCAGTTCTCGAACCACCGTTTCGAACCACCGAAGCACACGGCAGAGGAATGCCGCGCGAAGGACTTCACCTACGCCGCCCCGTTGTTCGTGACGGCTGAGTTCTACAACCACACCACCGAAGAGATCAAGTCTCAGACGGTGTTCATGGGCGACTTCCCGTTGATGACCGAGCGGGGAACGTTCATCATCAACGGCACCGAGCGTGTTGTCGTCTCCCAGTTGGTGCGTTCACCCGGCGTCTACTTCGAGCGCACCCCGGACAAGACCAGCGACAAGGACATCTTTGTCGCAAAGGTGATTCCGTCACGCGGTGCGTGGCTCGAATTCGAGATCGACAAGCGCGATTCGGTGGGCGTTCGCGTCGACCGCAAGCGCAAGCAGTCGGTCACGGTCCTGCTCAAGGCACTGGGGCTGTCGGCATCTGAAATCCGCGAGCGTTTCGCCGATTACCCCGCCGTCCTCGAGATGCTCGAGAAGGACACGGTCTCAACGCAGGACGAGGCCCTCGTCGACCTGTATCGCAAAATTCGTCCGGGCGAGCCGCCCACGGCGGAAGCCGGCCGCAACCTGCTTGAGAGCTTCTACTTCTCATCGAAGCGCTACGACCTGGCCAAGGTCGGTCGTTACAAGATCAACAAGAAGCTCGGCGTCGACAAGCCGTTGAGTGAGTCGGTGCTGTCGATTGATGACATCTTGGCCGCGATCGAGTACCTGTGTGCGCTGCACGCGGGAAAGGCGACGCTGACCGGCGAACGCGGCGGCGAAGCCGTCGACGTTCGCGTTGAGACCGATGACATCGATCACTTCGGTAACCGTCGCATCCGCGCGGTTGGGGAGCTGATTCAGAACCAGATCCGCACGGGATTGTCGCGCATGGAGCGCGTTGTGCGCGAGCGCATGACGACCCAGGACGTCGAGGCTATCGCGCCGCAGACGCTGATCAACATCCGGCCCGTGGTCGCGTCGATCAAGGAGTTCTTCGGAACTTCCCAGCTGTCGCAGTTCATGGACCAGAACAACCCGCTGGCGGGTCTGACGCACAAGCGTCGCCTCAACGCGCTCGGCCCCGGTGGCCTCTCGCGCGACCGCGCCGGAATGGAAGTTCGCGACGTTCACCCGTCGCACTACGGCCGCATGTGCCCGATTGAGACGCCCGAAGGCCCGAACATTGGTCTGATCGGATCGCTCGCGTCGTTCGGACGGATCAACCCGTTCGGCTTCATCGAGACTCCCTACCGCAAGGTCGTGGAGGGCCACGTGACCGATGAGGTCGTGTACCTGACGGCCGACGACGAGGACCGCTACAACATCGCGCAGGCGAACACCCCCCTGAACGCGGACGGTTCGTTCGCGCAACCGCGCGTGCTCGTTCGCCTCAAGGGCGGCGAGACGGAAGACGTCCCGGTCCACCAGGTTGACTACATGGACGTTTCGCCCCGGCAGATGGTTTCGGTCGCAACCGCGCTGATTCCGTTCCTCGAACACGATGACGCCAACCGGGCGCTCATGGGTGCCAACATGCAGCGCCAGGCTGTGCCGTTGGTGCGGTCCGAGGCCCCGCTGGTGGGAACCGGCATGGAGTGGCGTTCGGCCGTCGACGCGGGCGACGTCATCCTGGCGGCCAAGCCGGGTGTCGTTTCCGAGGTCTCCGCCGACCTGATTACCGTGGCGAACGACGACGCGACGACGTCAACGTATCGCGTCCGCAAGTTCGTGCGCTCGAACCAGGGAACTAGCTACAACCAGCGCGTCCTAGTGGACGCCGGCCAGCGCGTCGAAATCGGCTCGGTTCTGGCCGATGGGCCGGCAACCGACGGCGGCGAATTGTCGCTGGGACGCAACCTGCTGGTCGCGTTCATGTCGTGGGAGGGCCACAACTACGAGGACGCGATTATCCTCAGCCAGCGCCTGGTCAAGGACGACGTCCTCTCCTCGATCCACATCGAGGAGCACGAGGTCGACGCCCGCGATACCAAGCTTGGCCCCGAGGAAATCACGCGCGATATCCCGAACGTGTCGGACGAGGTCCTGGCGGACCTGGACGAACGCGGCATCATCCGGATCGGTGCCGAGGTCACGAGTGGAGATGTGCTCGTCGGTAAGGTGACCCCCAAGGGTGAAACCGAACTGACACCGGAACAGCGCCTGCTGCGCGCCATCTTTGGCGAGAAGGCACGCGAGGTTCGCGACACGTCGCTCAAGGTGCCGCACGGCGAGACCGGAACTGTCATCGAGGTTCGCACGTTCAACCGCGAGGACGGTGACGAGCTGCCCGCCGGGGTCAACGAGTTGGTGCGCGTCTACATCGCCCAGCGCCGCAAGATCACCGCCGGTGACAAGCTCGCCGGTCGGCACGGGAACAAGGGTGTCATCTCGACGATTCTGCCCGAGGAGGACATGCCGTTCCTTGCGGACGGAACCCCCGTCGACATCGTCTTGAACCCGATGGGTGTTCCGGGACGTATGAACGTCGGTCAGGTGCTCGAGGTCCACCTGGGGTGGATCGCGTCGCAGGGTTGGGACATCACCGGACTCAAGGAGGCCACGAACGAGTGGCTCGCCAAGGTCCCCGAGCATGCGCGCAAGGCCGACCCCGGCAGCCGCGTCGCTACGCCCGTCTTCGACGGTGTGGAAGAGGACGTCTTGGCGGGATTGCTCGCGAACACGCGACCGAACCGCGACGGGAACCGCATGGTCGGCCCCGACGGCAAGGCTCGCCTGTTCGATGGACGCTCCGGTGAGCCGTTCCCGGATCCGGTTTCCGTCGGGTACATGTACATCTTGAAGCTTCACCACCTGGTGGACGACAAGATTCACGCACGTTCGACCGGCCCGTACTCGATGATCACCCAGCAGCCACTCGGCGGTAAGGCGCAGTTCGGTGGCCAGCGATTCGGTGAGATGGAGGTCTGGGCCCTGGAAGCGTACGGCGCTGCCTACACGCTTCAGGAACTGCTCACGATTAAGTCCGACGACGTCCCCGGACGCGTCAAGGTATACGAGGCAATCGTCAAGGGCGAGAACATTCCCGACTCGGGGATTCCCGAATCGTTCAAGGTGCTGCTGAAGGAAATGCAGTCGCTGTGCCTGAACGTCGAGGTTCTCTCTAGCGAGGGCAATGTCATCGAGATGAAGGAATCCGACGACGACGACGGCTACCGCGCCGCCGAAGAGCTCGGCATTGACCTGGCTCGGCGCCCGAACGCTGCGAACAGCATCGACGAGATCTGA